A region from the Chrysoperla carnea chromosome 4, inChrCarn1.1, whole genome shotgun sequence genome encodes:
- the LOC123299329 gene encoding BTB/POZ domain-containing protein 2-like, which yields MPPNKRKIKSEEASQSSSNKTKEIKKNKVVDKWQATKSTMKECFQFLFNNEKFADVHFIVGKDEKQQIIPAHKFILVTRSDVFETMFYGSLAEPGDKIPVPDIEPAALLAFLKFLYTDEVEIDTNIVMFTLYVAKKYNVPALQNHCVKFLKTNWNVDNVFLLLTQAYLFDESELANFCLQMIDTTPVPAFASDFFIDIDLKTLSDVLKRNTLKIHESLLFDAVLRWSEAECKRQGLPIKPKNQRSVLGEAFKLIRFPLMTIEQFVNGPVKSGLLSDKEVVQLVIYLKGDSKQPKPSIPFSNQNRYSGNGVYSTYTYGYASMYNGQRY from the coding sequence ATGCCTCCTAATAAGCGAAAAATCAAAAGCGAAGAAGCAAGCCAAAGCTCTTCTAATAAAacaaaggaaattaaaaaaaataaagttgttgATAAATGGCAAGCTACAAAATCAACAATGAAagaatgttttcaatttttattcaataatgaaAAATTCGCTGATGTTCATTTCATTGTTGGAAAAGAcgaaaaacaacaaataattcCTGCACACAAGTTTATATTAGTTACCAGGAGTGATGTCTTCGAAACGATGTTTTATGGTTCTTTAGCTGAACCTGGTGATAAAATACCAGTACCAGATATTGAACCGGCTGCACTTTTGGCattccttaaatttttatacactgATGAAGTAGAAATTGATACAAATATCGTTATGTTTACTTTATATGTagctaaaaaatataatgtaccaGCATTACAGAATCACtgtgtgaaatttttaaaaacaaattggaatgtcgataatgtttttttattgttaacacaagcttatttatttgatgaaTCAGAATTGGCGAATTTCTGTTTACAAATGATTGATACAACACCAGTACCAGCATTCGCATCTGATTTCTTTATCGACATCGATTTGAAAACTTTAAGTGATGTGTTAAAGCGTAACACGTTGAAAATTCATGAAAGCTTATTATTTGACGCTGTTTTACGATGGTCTGAAGCAGAATGCAAGAGACAAGGATTACCTATAAAACCGAAAAATCAGCGTTCTGTTTTGGGCGAAGCATTCAAATTAATACGTTTCCCATTAATGACAATTGAGCAATTTGTTAATGGTCCAGTTAAAAGTGGTTTGTTGTCTGACAAAGAAGTTGTGCAGctagttatatatttaaaaggtGATTCAAAACAACCAAAACCATCGATTccattttcaaatcaaaatagaTATTCTGGCAATGGTGTATATTCTACTTATACTTATGGTTATGCAAGTATGTACAATGGTCAgagatattga